In Parus major isolate Abel chromosome 1, Parus_major1.1, whole genome shotgun sequence, the following proteins share a genomic window:
- the EXOSC8 gene encoding exosome complex component RRP43 isoform X2 — protein sequence MIVKEDLCIASGKLAWVLYCDIICLDYDGNLLDASVFALLAALKNVQLPLVTINEETGLSEVNLKQKNPLIIRKHPVATSFAVFDDTLLIVDPTAEEEDLATGTVTIVTDEEGRLCSVHKPGGSPLTGAKLQDCITRAITRHKEVKKLIDKVIKSITPK from the exons ATGATAGTGAAAGAAGATCTGTGTATTGCCAGTGGCAAG CTTGCTTGGGTGTTATACTGTGATATCATATGTCTGGACTATGATGGAAACCTTCTGGATGCCAGTGTCTTTGCTTTGTTGGCAGCATTAAAAAATG tGCAATTGCCATTGGTTACGATAAATGAAGAAACTGGTTTATCAGaagttaatttaaaacagaagaatcCTTTGATTATCAGAAAGCATCCGGTTGCCACATCATTTGCTGTATTTGATGA CACGTTACTCATTGTTGATCCAACTGCTGAAGAAGAAGATTTAGCAACTGGAACAGTAACCATTGTAACTGATGAAGAAGGCAGACTGTGTTCTGTCCATAAACCAG GTGGAAGTCCTCTTACAGGAGCCAAGCTTCAGGACTGTATCACCAGAGCAATTACAAGACACAAAGAAGTAAAGAAGCTGATAgacaaagtaataaaaagtaTAACACCCAAGTGA
- the EXOSC8 gene encoding exosome complex component RRP43 isoform X1, which yields MTNDYCYLVPNVELPSLCAERFRSGPPGEEAQAASQFIADVIENSQMIVKEDLCIASGKLAWVLYCDIICLDYDGNLLDASVFALLAALKNVQLPLVTINEETGLSEVNLKQKNPLIIRKHPVATSFAVFDDTLLIVDPTAEEEDLATGTVTIVTDEEGRLCSVHKPGGSPLTGAKLQDCITRAITRHKEVKKLIDKVIKSITPK from the exons ATGACTAATGATTATTGCTACCTAGTTCCAAATGTAGAGCTGCCATCCCTCTGTGCAGAGAGGTTTCGCTCTGGACCACCTGGTGAAGAGGCTCAAGCAGCGAGCCAGTTCATTGCAGATGTGATTGAAAA ttcacAGATGATAGTGAAAGAAGATCTGTGTATTGCCAGTGGCAAG CTTGCTTGGGTGTTATACTGTGATATCATATGTCTGGACTATGATGGAAACCTTCTGGATGCCAGTGTCTTTGCTTTGTTGGCAGCATTAAAAAATG tGCAATTGCCATTGGTTACGATAAATGAAGAAACTGGTTTATCAGaagttaatttaaaacagaagaatcCTTTGATTATCAGAAAGCATCCGGTTGCCACATCATTTGCTGTATTTGATGA CACGTTACTCATTGTTGATCCAACTGCTGAAGAAGAAGATTTAGCAACTGGAACAGTAACCATTGTAACTGATGAAGAAGGCAGACTGTGTTCTGTCCATAAACCAG GTGGAAGTCCTCTTACAGGAGCCAAGCTTCAGGACTGTATCACCAGAGCAATTACAAGACACAAAGAAGTAAAGAAGCTGATAgacaaagtaataaaaagtaTAACACCCAAGTGA
- the ALG5 gene encoding dolichyl-phosphate beta-glucosyltransferase, translating to LAALAAFLLVLICVIAHVTAKTMPHEDAQCRRGSAPNIHDPPTRELSVVVPSYNEENRLPLMMDEALDYLEKRQKQDPSFTYEVVVVNDGSKDQTAKVAKEYCKKYGSDKVRVISLEKNRGKGGAVRTGVFSSRGKNILMADADGATKFADIEKVEEGLKNLRPWPNGMAISCGSRAHLEKDSIAKRSYFRTLLMYGFHFLVWFLCVKEIRDTQCGFKLLTREAALQTFSNLHIERWAFDVELLYIAQRLKIPIAEVAVNWTEIEGSKLVPFWSWLQMGRDLLFIRLRYMTGAWKLEAKKCN from the exons CTGGCGGCCCTCGCCGCCTTCCTCCTCGTCCTG ATTTGTGTAATCGCTCATGTAACTGCCAAAACAATGCCACACGAAGATGCTCAATGCAGGAGGGGATCTGCACCAAATATACATGATCCTCCTACAAGAGAACTCTCTGTCGTTGTGCCTTCATACAATGAGGAAAACCGGT TACCACTTATGATGGATGAAGCTTTGGATTATCTAGAAAAAAGacag aaacaaGATCCTTCATTCACTTATGAAGTGGTAGTTGTTAATGATGGTAGTAAAGATCAAACTGCaaag GTTGCAAAGGAGTACTGCAAAAAATATGGAAGTGACAAAGTGCGAGTGatatctttggaaaaaaatcgAGGGAAAGGGGGAGCAGTCAGGACG GGTGTCTTTAGTTCTcggggaaaaaatattcttatggCTGATGCAGATGGAGCTACAAAGTTTGCAGATATTGAAAAAGTAGAAGAAGGTCTAAAGAATCTCCGGCCATGGCCT AATGGGATGGCTATTTCCTGTGGTTCTAGAGCTCATCTGGAGAAGGACTCAATAGCAAAg CGCTCTTACTTTCGAACTCTCCTCATGTATGGGTTCCACTTCCTGGTGTGGTTTCTCTGTGTCAAAGAGATCCGAGACACACAGTGCGGATTTAAACTGCTAACCAGAGAAGCTGCCTTGCAGACTTTCTCCAACCTTCACATAGAACGctg GGCGTTTGACGTGGAACTTCTTTACATAGCCCAGCGCTTGAAAATACCTATAGCAGAAGTTGCTGTCAACTGGACTGAAATAGAAG GTTCTAAGTTAGTTCCCTTTTGGAGCTGGCTGCAGATGGGCAGGGATCTTCTTTTTATACGACTGCGATATATGACTGGTGCCTGGAAGCttgaagcaaaaaaatgtaattag